GGACGGCATGAGCGACGCCTACGAAATCGCCAGCGGCCTGAACCCGAACATGGACGACCGCTACGGGGACCTCGACTTTGACGGGATCGCGAACATCCACGAGTTCCTCTACGACCTGGCGGCGGGCAACCCGGACAGCGACGGGGACGGCGTGCATGACGGGTGGGAATTCGCCTTCGGGGGCGATCCGGCGGCGGCGGACAACTACACCCTGGCTGCGCTGCCCTACACGGACAGTTTTGAGAACCACCCCACGGCCAACGTGACCAGTGCGGGCGGTTGGGCCTATCAGGGAGGCAATGAGCCGCAGCTCAGCAGTGCCGAGGCCGCCGCTGGCAGTTACTCGGTGTTTGTCAACGCCTCCACCTCCTCGACGGCGCTTTATAATCTCTTCACGGCGGTGCCCGACACCGTGGTCTGGGTGGACTTCGCGCTCAAGCCGGGAATGCTGGCCGAGGAACCCGCCCTGAGTGCGGCGACATCGGCGGGCTTTTACTTTAACGACGAGGGGCTGCTGCGGGCTTTTGACGGCGCGGTCCTGCCGATGGGCGGCTGGCAGACACTGGCCCACGAGCACGTCCAGAGCGATCAGTGGCAGCGGCTCACCGTCCAGCTCAACTACACCACGCAGCGCTGGGCGGTGTACCTCAACGGGGTGCGCCTGGCCAATGGACTTGGCTTTGCCAACGCGGTGCCGTTCTTTCAGTCCTTCCGGATGACGGAGTCCGAGGGCGGTGAGACTTACCTGGACGCGGTGCAGGTCGGCTACACCGAGCCCGCCGATCTCGACAACGACGGTGACGGCCTGAGCAATGCCTGGGAAATCGCCGCTGCCGCTCACGGTTACGACCCGGAGAACGCCTACTCGGCCGACCCGACCGGCATGGTGCGCGATGATTATTACGACCTGGACCGGGACGGGCTGGGCACGCTGGCGGAGCTGGCCGCCGGGACCGACTTTACCAACCCGGACACGGACGGCGACGGCCTGCTCGATGGTGCCGAAAGCACACTGGGCGAGGACCCGCTGGTGGCGGGGAGTTTCAACGCGCTCAGCGCGGACAGCAACGGCATCTACTCCTGGCAGGCCGGATTCGAGCCCGCGGAGGGCTACAGCGTCGCCGCCCTGAGCGGGCAAAACCGTTGGCGTACCGACTCGGCGCTGGTGACCGTGAGCGCGGCGCAGGCGCAGGCCGGGACTCAATCCGTGACCCTGGAGACCGCGGCGAGCGAGGCGGTTTCCGCCGAGCAGTGGCTGGCTTCACCGGTCGGGGCGAGCGTGGTCTGGGTGAGCTTTTATGCCAAACTGACCCCCGGCGGCCTGCCCGACCTCTCGCAGCGCGAGACGCTCGGGGCGGCTTACTTCACGACCGACGAGGCAGGCACCCTGCACGTTTATGACGGGGGCAGCAGCCAGTGGCTGGATGCCGGTCTGGCCGTGAACGCGGCCAACTGGATGCGCTTCGATGTCCGCCTCGACTACGCGGCCAAGACCTGGAGCCTCTGGGCCGATGCGACGGAGGTTGCCCTTGACGTGGGCTTTGCCAACACGGCCATCGCCGGCTTCACGCGGGTCCGCTTCGAGCAGTTGAGCCAGTCCGAGAGCCAGGGCTTTATCGACTCGTTACGTGTGTCCACCGCCATGCCAGCGGAGCTCTCCCCGTGGGGCATGGTCCCCGAGGACTGGAAGCAGGCACTCGTCGATGCTGACGACTCCGACGCCATCA
This Ruficoccus amylovorans DNA region includes the following protein-coding sequences:
- a CDS encoding thrombospondin type 3 repeat-containing protein; this encodes MFRVSAAVFGLSLALFTGPLSGQVSLPYETDFESAAGYVPGNPPGLAPWSAGGSGAVVTAVDSASAAQSILFPDGVSGFLRGSFGGAQPGAVTFVDFYLKPMAGSQESLPQVSSTETSAMTGVVESAGAGWLYAVHGDGQGGGEWQLVPRSFALNDGVSTNWIRLTYRLNYATKTWDLYLDEDLVATDLGFIDDVLESFSSFRLKGGGLAPVYFDFFYAGYDNPIFLDSDGDGMSDAYEIASGLNPNMDDRYGDLDFDGIANIHEFLYDLAAGNPDSDGDGVHDGWEFAFGGDPAAADNYTLAALPYTDSFENHPTANVTSAGGWAYQGGNEPQLSSAEAAAGSYSVFVNASTSSTALYNLFTAVPDTVVWVDFALKPGMLAEEPALSAATSAGFYFNDEGLLRAFDGAVLPMGGWQTLAHEHVQSDQWQRLTVQLNYTTQRWAVYLNGVRLANGLGFANAVPFFQSFRMTESEGGETYLDAVQVGYTEPADLDNDGDGLSNAWEIAAAAHGYDPENAYSADPTGMVRDDYYDLDRDGLGTLAELAAGTDFTNPDTDGDGLLDGAESTLGEDPLVAGSFNALSADSNGIYSWQAGFEPAEGYSVAALSGQNRWRTDSALVTVSAAQAQAGTQSVTLETAASEAVSAEQWLASPVGASVVWVSFYAKLTPGGLPDLSQRETLGAAYFTTDEAGTLHVYDGGSSQWLDAGLAVNAANWMRFDVRLDYAAKTWSLWADATEVALDVGFANTAIAGFTRVRFEQLSQSESQGFIDSLRVSTAMPAELSPWGMVPEDWKQALVDADDSDAITSTAQVLPGDDYDGDGLSNEEEFRQGKSPTVADADVLYYVSADTGNDVYYNGLSLYPGQPSSLHGPKATLSGVFAAAADESRILVQASSIAYDETTLNLNGKNLTLRPNGDVTLR